A window from Marinagarivorans cellulosilyticus encodes these proteins:
- a CDS encoding group I truncated hemoglobin — MSLFERIGGAPAVDAAVDIFYRKVLTDDRISHFFDSVDMDAQIAKQKAFLTMAFGGPNNYSGKDMREAHKHMNLTEEHFNAVVENLAATLTELGVKEDDINEIAGIAISVKDDILNK; from the coding sequence ATGAGCTTATTTGAACGCATTGGCGGCGCGCCCGCCGTAGACGCCGCTGTCGACATCTTTTATCGCAAGGTATTAACCGACGACCGCATTAGCCATTTTTTCGATAGCGTTGATATGGACGCTCAAATCGCCAAACAAAAAGCGTTTTTGACCATGGCCTTTGGCGGGCCTAACAACTATTCCGGCAAAGACATGCGCGAAGCACACAAACACATGAACCTCACCGAGGAACACTTCAACGCTGTTGTCGAAAACCTAGCAGCCACCCTTACCGAGCTGGGTGTAAAAGAAGACGATATTAATGAAATCGCCGGCATCGCGATTAGCGTAAAAGATGACATTTTAAATAAATAA
- a CDS encoding 2Fe-2S iron-sulfur cluster-binding protein, producing the protein MTVILYQPNSEQSHSVILKGDETVLEALEGAGLDIPNACRAGACQACKLQATQGQVPAIAQQGLTNAEKTLGYFLSCQCRPNEDLILTQPEAQKRAAVTVLALKKFSPQILQLRLSAAFPFVAGQFFTLWHQGNIARSYSIASTADEGFIECHIKKVPGGLFSQYAFEHLKVDDTLEIQGPTGSCIYAPKDATQPLLLAGLSTGLAPLFGILKQAIQQQHCGPIHLICAAKNVQGIYLAAELKQLEAAHTNLRVDFVVQDGPTEGYTQASVYDFCKQAHPSTKGYSVYLCGAQSFVTKLKKQCFLAGANMAEIHADAFLACS; encoded by the coding sequence ATGACTGTTATCCTCTACCAACCGAATAGCGAGCAATCGCACTCCGTAATATTAAAAGGCGACGAAACGGTATTAGAGGCGCTAGAAGGCGCAGGCTTAGATATTCCCAATGCCTGCAGAGCAGGAGCCTGCCAAGCCTGCAAACTACAAGCAACGCAAGGGCAAGTGCCTGCAATAGCACAACAAGGCTTAACCAATGCCGAAAAAACATTAGGCTATTTTTTAAGCTGCCAATGCCGGCCCAATGAAGATTTGATACTAACCCAACCAGAAGCACAAAAGCGTGCCGCCGTAACGGTGTTGGCCTTAAAAAAGTTTAGCCCCCAAATACTGCAGCTACGGCTGAGTGCAGCATTCCCTTTTGTGGCAGGACAATTCTTTACCCTTTGGCACCAAGGTAATATTGCCCGCAGCTATTCTATTGCCAGTACAGCCGATGAGGGCTTTATTGAATGCCACATAAAAAAGGTGCCCGGCGGCCTATTCAGCCAATACGCGTTTGAGCACCTTAAAGTGGATGACACACTGGAAATACAAGGCCCTACCGGCAGCTGCATATATGCCCCCAAAGATGCCACGCAACCTTTGTTGCTAGCTGGCCTTAGCACGGGTTTGGCGCCTCTTTTTGGCATACTTAAACAGGCTATACAGCAACAGCATTGCGGGCCGATTCACTTAATTTGTGCAGCCAAAAACGTGCAAGGTATTTATTTAGCCGCCGAGCTCAAACAACTAGAGGCCGCCCACACCAATTTGCGCGTAGATTTTGTTGTGCAAGACGGCCCCACCGAAGGGTACACCCAGGCCAGTGTTTACGATTTTTGCAAACAAGCACACCCAAGCACTAAGGGCTACAGCGTTTATTTGTGTGGTGCACAAAGTTTTGTGACGAAATTGAAAAAACAGTGCTTCTTAGCAGGGGCTAACATGGCCGAAATACATGCCGATGCATTTTTAGCCTGCAGCTAA
- a CDS encoding HDOD domain-containing protein produces MLQPFKFEKEGKGTDYWVRRLMRQNMPVAGTVIAELNKLSENDDAHLNHLAELILRDPNLTSHVLRIANSVQYSGSKGRVNTVSRAIVIIGLKGMRAICISLMLIDSLLKNGAKERMLELVAQGFHAATQARALMAAQDEEAAEEVFIAALLYNLGEMAYWSSTDVTSKNDALVTDSTKARTEAAQEVLGTSFNKITKGLARQWKLGATLEEALVPGKEPSAKAQAVILGEKISRAALKGWDSPGMKKLLEEVSRYTYLEPDECLANCQEQAELALDVARQYGASDVCHMIPSRHQTFKRPEPAAVKISRIMKSDPQLQLNILRELASTAAQKHNVNTIFQMVIEGIHRGVGMERVAVGFIKDFRVTAKYSLGYGAENWRETFNFDVGPYADNVFVEAVEKGGLLWVNDAFFKQNKSVGQKETAKVLGGVDCLIYVLEVNGKKPGLIYADRADFGGLITQNHADSFLHFAAQAQYCLQAMSGAAKR; encoded by the coding sequence ATGCTGCAACCGTTTAAGTTCGAAAAGGAAGGTAAAGGCACCGATTATTGGGTGCGCCGCTTAATGCGTCAGAACATGCCTGTGGCAGGGACGGTAATTGCCGAGCTGAATAAGCTATCTGAAAATGATGATGCACACCTTAACCATCTAGCCGAGTTGATCCTGCGCGACCCAAATCTCACATCACACGTGCTACGCATTGCTAACAGTGTGCAATACAGCGGCTCTAAGGGGCGCGTTAATACCGTTAGCCGCGCCATTGTCATTATCGGCCTGAAGGGTATGCGGGCCATTTGTATCTCTTTAATGTTGATTGATTCGCTGTTAAAAAATGGCGCTAAAGAGCGAATGCTGGAACTGGTGGCGCAAGGCTTTCATGCCGCTACACAAGCGCGGGCCTTGATGGCGGCGCAAGATGAGGAGGCCGCCGAAGAGGTTTTTATTGCAGCGCTGCTTTATAACCTCGGTGAAATGGCGTACTGGTCCTCGACCGATGTTACCAGTAAAAATGATGCGCTCGTTACAGATAGCACCAAGGCTAGAACAGAAGCCGCACAAGAGGTGCTAGGAACGAGCTTTAACAAAATCACCAAAGGTTTGGCGCGCCAGTGGAAGCTAGGCGCGACGCTAGAAGAAGCTCTGGTGCCAGGCAAAGAGCCATCGGCAAAAGCGCAGGCGGTTATTCTAGGGGAAAAAATCAGTCGCGCTGCGTTAAAAGGGTGGGATTCGCCAGGCATGAAAAAGCTGCTCGAAGAGGTTTCGCGTTATACCTACCTAGAGCCCGACGAATGCTTGGCGAACTGTCAGGAGCAAGCCGAATTGGCGCTCGATGTTGCGCGGCAATATGGGGCCAGCGATGTTTGCCATATGATCCCTAGCCGACACCAAACCTTTAAGCGGCCAGAGCCTGCGGCGGTTAAAATTAGCCGCATTATGAAAAGCGACCCTCAGTTGCAGCTAAATATTTTGCGCGAGCTAGCGAGTACCGCAGCGCAAAAGCACAATGTGAATACAATTTTTCAAATGGTTATCGAAGGTATTCACCGTGGCGTTGGTATGGAGCGGGTGGCTGTGGGCTTTATCAAAGATTTTCGGGTGACAGCCAAATATAGCTTAGGGTACGGTGCTGAAAATTGGCGAGAAACGTTTAACTTTGATGTTGGCCCCTATGCCGATAACGTATTTGTAGAGGCCGTAGAAAAGGGTGGCTTACTTTGGGTTAACGATGCCTTTTTTAAGCAAAATAAATCAGTGGGCCAAAAAGAAACAGCCAAAGTGCTCGGCGGCGTTGATTGTTTGATTTATGTGCTAGAGGTTAACGGCAAAAAGCCGGGCTTGATTTACGCAGATCGGGCAGACTTTGGCGGTTTAATCACGCAGAACCATGCCGATAGCTTTTTACACTTTGCTGCACAAGCGCAGTATTGTTTGCAGGCCATGTCTGGTGCGGCTAAACGCTAG
- a CDS encoding extracellular solute-binding protein, whose translation MITYLKSSIKLVTCAHLSYRRLKNVPIRTLFVFCATIILSSACFAETIIKSHALTKYGTPKYPKDFTRFEYTSENAVKGGEVRISEFGSYDSLNYFIQKGVAERNCTLMYDSLMVSSADEPNTMYGLIAESIEYPKSKQWIIFNLNPKAKFSDGKAVTAEDIKFTFETLIEHGDPVYKMYFADVGKVEILSPHRIKFDITNPENKDLLNALAGLPAFPKHFWKGKEFAKSGLSIPMGSSAYKIERFDAGRSITYVRDKNYWAKDLNVNNGMYNFDKIYVEYYRDQDVDFEAFKAGSYDYLYEATSKTWATGYDIEPVHKGKIKRLEYEDEMAQGVSGIFFNLRKPMLKNRTLRQAMSLAFDFEWTKKNIFYGSYSRTNSFYENTKYAAQGTPSKEELALLSPFRDQLPPAVFGPAYRATETDGSGNNRKQLREAKKILDEAGYNIINGKLIDPASNKPVEMEIIIRQAGLEKVLNPWIANLKKIGIIVKLRIMDLAQWSNLLEVYDYDIVWLGFRGVDIPSNEQALLWGSENADVEGGANYMGIKNPAIDSIIKKLIAATNDEERIAAARALDRILTHSHYIVPLYHSKTNRLAFWDKFSYPEKRTTYDFRHEIGFYTWWYDEEKAKKLKQTK comes from the coding sequence TTGATTACCTATTTAAAAAGTAGCATCAAATTGGTAACTTGTGCCCACTTGTCTTATAGAAGGTTGAAAAACGTGCCCATTCGAACTTTGTTTGTTTTTTGCGCAACTATTATCCTCTCATCAGCTTGCTTTGCTGAGACTATTATTAAGTCGCATGCACTCACCAAGTACGGCACTCCTAAGTACCCTAAAGACTTCACGCGGTTTGAATACACCTCAGAAAACGCGGTAAAGGGTGGCGAGGTTAGGATTTCAGAGTTTGGCAGCTACGATAGCCTGAACTACTTCATACAAAAGGGCGTTGCAGAGCGAAACTGCACTCTGATGTACGACTCATTAATGGTCAGCTCCGCCGATGAACCCAACACCATGTACGGCCTAATCGCCGAAAGCATTGAATACCCTAAAAGTAAACAGTGGATAATCTTTAACCTTAACCCAAAAGCAAAATTTTCCGACGGTAAAGCTGTGACCGCGGAAGACATAAAATTCACATTTGAGACGCTAATTGAACACGGCGACCCAGTGTACAAAATGTATTTCGCTGATGTTGGGAAAGTAGAAATCTTATCACCCCATAGAATAAAATTTGATATCACTAACCCTGAAAATAAGGACTTATTAAACGCATTGGCAGGATTGCCTGCATTCCCCAAACACTTCTGGAAGGGTAAAGAATTCGCCAAAAGTGGGTTAAGTATTCCTATGGGAAGCAGTGCTTACAAAATTGAAAGATTTGATGCTGGAAGATCTATCACATACGTTAGAGATAAAAACTATTGGGCTAAAGATCTAAACGTCAACAATGGCATGTACAACTTCGATAAAATTTACGTTGAGTACTATCGAGACCAGGACGTGGATTTCGAAGCATTCAAAGCAGGCTCTTACGACTACCTTTACGAAGCAACATCAAAAACATGGGCAACAGGCTATGATATAGAACCTGTACACAAAGGAAAAATAAAGCGCCTCGAGTACGAAGATGAAATGGCTCAAGGCGTAAGCGGCATATTCTTCAACTTGCGAAAGCCTATGTTAAAAAATCGTACTTTGCGCCAAGCCATGAGCCTTGCCTTCGACTTTGAGTGGACCAAAAAGAATATCTTTTATGGGTCCTACAGCAGAACAAACAGTTTTTATGAAAACACAAAATATGCTGCGCAGGGAACGCCTAGCAAAGAAGAGCTTGCACTATTATCACCCTTCCGAGATCAACTACCTCCCGCAGTTTTTGGCCCAGCCTATCGCGCAACCGAAACCGATGGTAGCGGTAATAACCGCAAACAACTTAGAGAAGCCAAAAAAATCCTTGATGAAGCCGGCTACAACATCATCAATGGCAAACTCATTGATCCCGCATCAAATAAGCCAGTCGAGATGGAAATTATCATTAGACAGGCTGGACTAGAGAAAGTACTAAACCCTTGGATTGCCAACTTAAAGAAAATAGGCATCATTGTTAAACTTCGAATAATGGATTTAGCACAATGGAGTAATCTTCTCGAGGTTTATGACTACGATATAGTTTGGCTAGGTTTTCGAGGCGTAGACATCCCCAGTAATGAGCAAGCATTGCTATGGGGTAGCGAGAACGCAGACGTTGAGGGTGGCGCAAACTATATGGGTATTAAAAATCCCGCCATTGACAGCATAATTAAAAAACTAATTGCAGCCACTAATGATGAAGAGCGAATAGCAGCCGCGCGCGCACTCGATAGAATATTAACCCACTCACACTATATCGTTCCTCTTTACCATTCAAAAACCAATCGCCTCGCATTTTGGGACAAATTTTCATACCCTGAAAAGCGTACTACTTATGATTTCCGCCATGAGATTGGATTTTACACATGGTGGTACGATGAAGAAAAAGCCAAGAAGCTAAAGCAAACAAAATAG
- a CDS encoding microcin C ABC transporter permease YejB: protein MSNYILRRLLLIIPTLAGIMLINFIIVQFAPGGPIDQAVASLKQGAAMHDQSLIGGSLDGAAASGDPSMQRGIPPEIMAQIKAQYGFDKPPIERFFIMIKSYALFDFGDSFYRDSSVIDLLIDKMPVSISLGLWSTLLIYLISIPLGIKKALRHNSSFDIWTSSVFIVGYAVPGFLFAMILVVVFAGGSYLDWFPLRGLTSDNFAELTLAGKIADYFWHLALPLTAYTIGGFATLTLLTKNSFLDEINKQYVTTAIAKGLDDKQVLYGHVFRNAMLIIIAGFPSAFVSMFFTGSLLIEVIFSLDGIGLLTYEAIVNRDYPIVFSTLYIFTLLSLLLKLLSDLVYHWVDPRITFEGGR, encoded by the coding sequence ATGTCCAACTACATACTCAGAAGGCTATTACTCATTATCCCAACGTTGGCAGGGATAATGCTGATTAATTTTATTATTGTTCAATTCGCACCCGGTGGGCCAATTGATCAAGCCGTTGCTAGTTTAAAGCAAGGAGCGGCAATGCATGATCAAAGCCTAATAGGCGGGAGCCTAGATGGTGCCGCTGCTTCTGGTGATCCTTCCATGCAGCGCGGGATTCCACCAGAAATAATGGCACAAATAAAAGCGCAATATGGATTTGACAAACCACCGATTGAGCGTTTTTTCATTATGATAAAAAGCTACGCTCTATTTGATTTTGGAGATAGCTTTTACCGCGACAGCTCCGTTATAGACTTGCTCATAGACAAAATGCCCGTCTCCATATCCTTAGGGCTATGGAGCACATTGCTTATCTACTTAATATCCATCCCACTTGGCATCAAAAAGGCACTTCGCCACAATAGTTCTTTTGATATATGGACTAGCTCCGTCTTTATTGTAGGCTATGCCGTGCCGGGTTTTTTGTTTGCAATGATTTTAGTCGTTGTATTTGCCGGCGGCAGTTATTTGGATTGGTTTCCGCTACGCGGATTAACATCAGACAACTTTGCCGAGCTAACACTCGCCGGTAAAATAGCCGACTATTTCTGGCACTTGGCGTTACCCCTTACGGCCTATACGATTGGCGGGTTTGCTACCTTAACACTGTTAACCAAAAATTCCTTTTTGGATGAAATCAACAAACAATACGTTACTACTGCCATTGCCAAAGGCTTAGACGACAAACAAGTGTTGTACGGCCACGTATTTCGCAATGCCATGCTCATTATAATTGCGGGTTTCCCATCCGCGTTTGTCAGTATGTTTTTTACAGGGTCACTTCTGATTGAAGTTATTTTTTCTTTAGACGGCATTGGCCTACTCACCTACGAGGCGATTGTTAATCGCGATTATCCGATTGTTTTTTCAACGCTGTACATTTTTACCCTGCTAAGCCTACTCCTTAAATTATTATCTGATTTGGTATACCACTGGGTAGACCCTCGTATTACTTTTGAAGGGGGGCGCTAA
- a CDS encoding ABC transporter permease translates to MGTLRQKLSPLAQRRLDVFWGNRRAKWSLWIFSVLFFISMFANVIANDKPLIANQNGNWYFPVFKTYPETQFGGDFETEADYTDPYVIELIESDGWLLWPPIPYNYKTHISNLDKPAPSPPTAKNWLGTDDQARDVLARCIYGFRVSILFALGLTIGSSIIGIFIGAIQGYFGGKIDLIGQRFLEIWSGLPELYLLIIISSMITPNAWWLLLIMLFFSWTRLVDLVRAECLRVRNFEYVKAAKALGVSDGKIIIRHVLPNAMVATMTYMPFILAGAVSTLTALDFLGFGLPPGSASLGELVMQGKNNLHAPWLGLTAFCVLSLMLTLMVFIGEGVRDAFDPRLKV, encoded by the coding sequence ATGGGCACATTAAGGCAAAAACTTAGCCCCCTCGCACAGCGAAGGTTGGATGTTTTTTGGGGGAACCGCCGCGCCAAGTGGAGCTTGTGGATTTTTAGCGTTTTATTTTTTATCTCAATGTTTGCCAATGTTATTGCTAACGACAAACCTCTGATAGCCAACCAGAATGGCAATTGGTATTTCCCTGTTTTTAAAACCTACCCAGAAACACAATTCGGCGGCGACTTTGAAACCGAGGCTGACTATACCGACCCCTATGTTATAGAGCTGATCGAAAGCGACGGCTGGCTCTTATGGCCCCCTATCCCCTACAACTATAAAACGCATATTAGTAATTTAGATAAACCTGCACCCTCGCCACCAACAGCAAAAAATTGGTTAGGCACAGATGATCAAGCAAGGGATGTGTTAGCACGCTGTATTTATGGCTTTAGAGTATCCATATTATTTGCATTAGGCCTAACCATTGGCAGCAGTATTATCGGAATTTTTATCGGCGCTATCCAAGGCTACTTTGGCGGCAAAATAGATTTAATAGGCCAGCGTTTTCTCGAAATTTGGTCCGGCTTACCCGAGCTTTATCTACTCATTATTATTTCAAGCATGATTACCCCTAACGCTTGGTGGCTACTGTTAATTATGTTGTTTTTTAGCTGGACGCGTTTAGTCGACCTTGTGCGCGCCGAATGCCTTCGTGTACGCAACTTTGAATACGTTAAAGCCGCCAAAGCATTAGGCGTTAGCGATGGTAAAATCATCATTCGTCACGTACTGCCTAACGCCATGGTCGCCACCATGACCTACATGCCTTTTATTTTAGCTGGCGCCGTCTCCACATTAACCGCTTTAGATTTTTTAGGTTTTGGATTGCCGCCGGGCTCTGCCTCGCTTGGCGAGCTAGTTATGCAGGGTAAAAATAACTTACATGCGCCCTGGCTGGGGCTAACTGCATTTTGTGTTTTGTCTTTAATGCTAACGCTCATGGTATTTATTGGCGAAGGCGTACGCGATGCTTTCGACCCTCGCCTTAAGGTTTAA
- a CDS encoding ABC transporter ATP-binding protein: MSTLPLLSIRHLDVAFNQQGQHSLVAEDINLELYAGKTLAIVGESGSGKSVTAMSILRLLPYPQASHPRGEILFASNNLLTLPEAQLRKVRGNDIGMIFQEPMTALNPLHTVEKQIGEVLRIHQGLTSHDARKVIIEWLGKVGIAQPESRLKSYPHELSGGQRQRVMIAMALANNPKILIADEPTTALDVTVQKQILDLIETLKQESQIAVMLISHDLGVVKRYSDEIAVMQKGKIVERATPTALFSTPQHPYTQALISADPKGSPLKNTQNNSNCLSAKNVSVKFPLNKPLFRKPTQWLLAVNNISIEIKKGETLGIIGESGSGKSTLAMALLRLQKSEGEIIFENTSISSLSSAKMQPFRQALQVVFQDPFASLSPRMTIAQIIAEGLVVFKNRLEGSIDDTVDRALHEVGLEPDIKHRYPHEFSGGQRQRIAIARALVLKPRLIVLDEPTSALDRAVQAQVIDLLRSLQEKYGLSYLFISHDLKVVKALSHDIIVMKEGQIVEQGPANDILATPSHPYTKALLEAALN; the protein is encoded by the coding sequence ATGTCTACGCTACCACTACTGAGCATTCGCCATTTAGATGTTGCTTTTAACCAGCAAGGGCAACATTCGCTGGTTGCCGAGGACATCAACCTAGAGCTTTATGCGGGCAAAACACTCGCCATTGTTGGTGAGAGCGGATCTGGCAAAAGCGTAACGGCCATGTCCATACTGCGCTTACTGCCCTACCCTCAAGCTTCGCACCCGCGCGGTGAAATCTTATTTGCCAGCAACAACTTACTTACATTACCCGAAGCACAGTTACGGAAAGTTCGCGGCAATGATATCGGCATGATTTTTCAAGAGCCAATGACCGCGCTCAACCCACTCCACACTGTTGAAAAACAAATTGGTGAAGTACTACGTATACACCAAGGTTTAACCAGCCACGACGCGCGTAAAGTAATCATTGAGTGGCTCGGTAAAGTTGGCATCGCACAGCCTGAAAGCCGGCTAAAAAGCTACCCGCATGAATTATCGGGCGGCCAAAGGCAGCGCGTTATGATTGCCATGGCGCTGGCTAACAACCCTAAAATACTCATTGCTGACGAACCCACAACCGCCCTTGATGTTACCGTGCAAAAGCAAATACTCGATCTGATCGAGACACTTAAGCAAGAGTCACAAATTGCTGTCATGTTGATCAGCCACGATTTGGGCGTGGTGAAGCGTTACAGCGATGAAATCGCCGTTATGCAAAAAGGTAAAATCGTCGAGCGCGCAACCCCAACCGCCCTATTTAGCACACCACAACACCCTTATACCCAAGCGCTAATTTCAGCCGACCCCAAGGGTAGCCCGCTCAAAAACACACAAAACAACAGTAATTGCTTAAGCGCTAAAAACGTTAGCGTTAAATTCCCACTGAACAAGCCATTATTTCGAAAGCCCACACAATGGCTTTTGGCCGTAAACAACATATCCATTGAAATTAAAAAAGGTGAAACGCTCGGTATTATTGGCGAAAGCGGCTCGGGAAAATCAACTTTAGCCATGGCACTTTTAAGGCTACAAAAAAGCGAAGGTGAAATCATCTTCGAAAACACATCGATAAGCTCTTTATCGAGCGCAAAAATGCAGCCGTTCCGCCAAGCTTTGCAGGTTGTATTTCAAGACCCGTTTGCCAGCCTTAGCCCACGCATGACCATCGCGCAGATTATCGCCGAGGGGTTAGTCGTCTTTAAGAATCGCTTAGAAGGAAGTATTGACGATACGGTTGATCGCGCCTTGCACGAAGTTGGCTTAGAACCCGACATAAAGCATCGCTACCCACATGAGTTTTCTGGTGGACAACGCCAGCGAATTGCCATAGCCCGCGCACTAGTACTGAAACCTCGATTAATAGTTTTAGACGAACCAACCTCCGCACTTGATCGAGCTGTGCAAGCGCAGGTTATAGACCTTCTAAGATCCTTACAGGAAAAATACGGGCTTAGTTATTTATTTATTAGCCACGACTTAAAAGTAGTAAAGGCCTTAAGCCACGACATTATTGTTATGAAAGAGGGGCAAATAGTAGAGCAAGGCCCCGCCAACGATATATTAGCAACGCCCAGCCACCCCTATACAAAAGCGCTACTAGAAGCAGCGCTAAACTAA
- a CDS encoding caspase family protein — translation MFSLSKNTKRWIAPQCLVAAGLLLSACAGDNSVSQDNDHADVVHQDDLAVIDCLLPGQIRKLGQARYISARRAIKTTAHDCEIRGGEYVAYDRADYKSALAAWLPMASAGDAKAQNYVGEIYEKGLGIESDFQQAAYWYEKSAEQSYARAQINLGLLYEKGQGVERNLATALEYYRLASGVSEDAVLLSTEAKRSMEAEKLTLEAALAVSEKKAQELGSELLALEQQEKKRVAHAEADEHVNALRALYERSVSERSRLQGQLDSMSLAYRKFTQNELLTPSTFDLGAERVAKDINFGRYFALIIGNEDYEFLDDLRSPLRDAERLKAVLEDRYGFTTQLISNGSEKDVLMAINQLFTELTENDNLLIFYAGHGELSTAGISKKERGYWLPVDAQANNISHWINNAVISDHLDRLKARSVLVISDSCFAGYLGEDKSPYLFGLSDASMSRSAIEAGLERRSRVVISSGGERPVLDGNGKNHSVFAGALIDALEKNDQTLRDSQLFSLLSVNVSKRADSLAMRQKPEMKPVREAGHEGGSFYFVPSN, via the coding sequence TTGTTTTCTTTGAGTAAAAATACAAAACGCTGGATCGCCCCCCAATGTTTAGTTGCTGCAGGCTTATTACTATCTGCTTGTGCTGGTGATAATAGCGTTAGCCAAGATAATGACCATGCCGATGTTGTGCATCAAGATGATCTAGCCGTTATTGATTGCCTATTGCCCGGCCAAATACGAAAGCTAGGTCAGGCGCGTTACATTAGTGCGCGGCGGGCAATTAAAACCACCGCGCACGATTGTGAAATTCGCGGTGGCGAATATGTCGCTTACGATAGGGCGGATTATAAAAGCGCTTTAGCAGCTTGGTTACCCATGGCCAGCGCGGGCGATGCCAAGGCGCAAAATTATGTCGGCGAGATTTACGAGAAAGGTCTAGGCATTGAATCCGATTTTCAACAAGCCGCTTATTGGTATGAAAAGTCGGCCGAGCAAAGTTATGCCCGTGCTCAAATTAACTTAGGTTTATTGTATGAGAAAGGGCAAGGGGTCGAGCGCAATTTGGCAACGGCTTTAGAGTATTACCGGCTGGCCTCTGGTGTTAGTGAAGACGCCGTGCTGCTTAGCACAGAAGCGAAGCGTTCTATGGAAGCGGAAAAGCTGACTCTTGAAGCGGCTTTGGCTGTTTCCGAGAAAAAGGCGCAAGAGCTGGGGTCGGAATTGTTAGCCCTTGAGCAGCAAGAGAAAAAGCGTGTGGCCCATGCCGAAGCGGATGAGCATGTTAATGCCCTTCGAGCTTTATACGAGCGCTCTGTTTCTGAGCGTTCCCGGTTGCAAGGGCAGTTGGACTCAATGAGTCTTGCCTATCGAAAGTTTACTCAGAACGAATTGCTAACACCTTCGACATTTGACCTAGGCGCAGAGCGCGTCGCTAAAGATATTAATTTTGGCCGTTACTTTGCGCTAATCATTGGTAACGAAGATTACGAGTTCTTGGACGATTTGCGCTCGCCTTTGCGCGATGCCGAGCGGTTAAAAGCCGTTTTGGAAGATCGTTATGGTTTTACGACGCAGTTAATTTCCAATGGCTCCGAAAAAGACGTGCTTATGGCGATTAATCAACTTTTTACCGAGTTGACTGAAAACGATAACCTACTGATTTTTTATGCAGGCCATGGCGAGCTGTCAACGGCGGGCATTAGTAAAAAAGAGCGTGGTTACTGGTTGCCAGTGGATGCTCAGGCAAACAATATTAGCCACTGGATCAATAATGCGGTTATTAGTGATCACCTTGATCGCTTAAAAGCACGCTCTGTACTGGTGATATCTGACTCTTGTTTTGCGGGCTACTTGGGCGAAGATAAAAGTCCCTATTTATTTGGTTTAAGCGATGCCAGTATGTCTCGTAGTGCTATTGAGGCTGGCTTGGAGCGTCGCTCGCGGGTTGTTATTTCCTCGGGTGGTGAGCGCCCCGTATTGGATGGCAATGGCAAGAATCATTCAGTATTTGCCGGCGCGCTTATTGACGCTCTCGAAAAAAATGATCAAACACTGCGCGATAGCCAATTGTTTTCGCTGCTGTCGGTGAATGTTTCTAAGCGGGCCGACTCCTTAGCTATGCGACAAAAGCCAGAGATGAAACCGGTAAGGGAAGCAGGCCACGAGGGCGGTAGCTTTTATTTTGTGCCTTCGAATTAG